The Brassica napus cultivar Da-Ae unplaced genomic scaffold, Da-Ae ScsIHWf_1848;HRSCAF=2484, whole genome shotgun sequence genome window below encodes:
- the LOC125599385 gene encoding DNA-directed RNA polymerase subunit beta'-like codes for MGRSKNCKKKRFLVRRMELAKHFIRTNIEPEWMILCLLPVLPPELRPIIQIEGGKLMSSDINELYRRVIYRNNTLTDLLTTSRSTPGELVMCQEKLVQEAVDTLLDNGIRGQPMRDGHNKVYKSFSDVIEGKEGRFRETLLGKRVDYSGRSVIVVGPSLSLHRCGLPREIAIELFQTFVIRGLIRQHLASNIGVAKSQIREKKPIVWEILQEVMQGHPVLLNRAPTLHRLGIQSFQPILVEGRTICLHPLVCKGFNADFDGDQMAVHVPLSLEAQAEARLLMFSHMNLLSPAIGDPISVPTQDMLIGLYVLTSGTRRGICANRYNPCNRKNYQNERIYETNYKYMKEPFFCNSYDAIGAYRQKRINLDSPLWLRWQLDQRVIASKEVPIEVHYESFGNYHEIYAHYLIVRSVKKQTFCIYIRTTVGHISFYREIEEAIQGFSQACSYDT; via the coding sequence ATGGGAAGATCGAAAAATTGTAAGAAGAAAAGATTTTTAGTTAGACGTATGGAATTAGCTAAGCATTTTATTCGAACAAATATAGAACCGGAATGGATGATTTTATGTCTCTTACCGGTTCTGCCTCCCGAGTTGAGACCCATCATTCAGATAGAAGGGGGTAAACTGATGAGTTCAGATATTAATGAACTCTATAGAAGAGTTATCTATCGGAACAATACTCTTACTGATCTATTAACAACAAGTAGATCTACACCAGGGGAATTAGTAATGTGTCAGGAAAAATTGGTACAAGAAGCCGTGGATACACTTCTTGATAATGGAATCCGTGGACAACCCATGAGGGATGGTCATAATAAGGTTTACAAGTCATTTTCAGATGTAATTGAAGGAAAAGAGGGAAGATTTCGCGAGACTCTGCTTGGCAAACGGGTCGATTATTCGGGGCGTTCGGTGATTGTCGTTGGACCCTCACTTTCATTACATCGCTGTGGATTGCCTCGCGAAATAGCAATAGAGCTCTTCCAGACATTTGTAATTCGTGGTCTAATTAGACAACATCTGGCTTCGAACATAGGAGTTGCTAAGAGTCAAATTCGTGAAAAAAAGCCGATTGTCTGGGAAATCCTTCAAGAAGTTATGCAGGGGCATCCCGTATTACTGAATAGAGCACCTACTCTACATAGATTAGGCATACAGTCATTCCAACCCATTTTAGTGGAAGGACGCACTATTTGTTTACATCCATTAGTTTGTAAGGGGTTCAATGCAGACTTTGATGGGGATCAAATGGCTGTTCATGTGCCTTTATCTTTAGAAGCTCAAGCAGAGGCTCGTTTACTTATGTTTTCTCATATGAATCTCTTATCTCCAGCTATTGGAGATCCCATTTCTGTACCGACTCAAGATATGCTGATTGGACTCTATGTATTAACGAGCGGCACTCGTCGAGGTATTTGTGCAAACAGATATAATCCATGTAATCGaaaaaactatcaaaatgaAAGAATTTACGAAACAAACTATAAGTATATGAAAGAACCCTTTTTTTGCAATTCCTATGATGCAATTGGAGCTTATCGGCAGAAAAGAATCAATTTAGATAGTCCTTTGTGGCTTCGGTGGCAATTAGATCAACGCGTTATTGCTTCAAAAGAAGTTCCTATCGAAGTTCACTATGAATCTTTTGGTAACTATCATGAGATTTATGCACACTATCTGATAGTAAGAAgtgtaaaaaaacaaactttttgtatatatattcgaACCACAGTTGgtcatatttctttttatcGAGAAATCGAGGAAGCTATACAAGGTTTTTCTCAAGCTTGTTCATATGATACCTAA